Proteins encoded within one genomic window of Pongo pygmaeus isolate AG05252 chromosome 4, NHGRI_mPonPyg2-v2.0_pri, whole genome shotgun sequence:
- the PDCD6 gene encoding programmed cell death protein 6 isoform X1, with amino-acid sequence MPGPAPGRGGSRVSLRGLPSLQAPQPSRAPWPMAAYSYRPGPGAGPGPAAGAALPDQSFLWNVFQRVDKDRSGVISDTELQQALSNGTWTPFNPVTVRSIISMFDRENKAGVNFSEFTGVWKYITDWQNVFRTYDRDNSGMIDKNELKQALSGFGYRLSDQFHDILIRKFDRQGRGQIAFDDFIQGCIVLQRLTDIFRRYDTDQDGWIQVSYEQYLSMVFSIV; translated from the exons ATGCCAGGCCCTGCCCCCGGCAGAGGCGGAAGCAGAGTCTCCCTGAGAGGTCTCCCGTCGCTGCAGGCGCCTCAGCCCAGCCGCGCGCCTTGGCCCATGGCTGCCTACTCCTACCGCCCCGGCCCTGGGGCCGGCCCTGGGCCTGCTGCGGGCGCGGCACTGCCGGACCAGAGCTTCCTGTGGAACGTTTTCCAGAG GGTTGATAAAGACAGGAGTGGAGTGATATCGGACACCGAGCTTCAGCAAGCTCTCTCCAACG gCACGTGGACTCCCTTTAATCCAGTGACTGTCAGGTCGATCATAT CCATGTTTGACCGTGAGAACAAGGCCGGCGTGAACTTCAGCGAGTTCACAGGTGTGTGGAAGTACATCACAGACTGGCAGAACGTCTTCCGCACATACGACCGGGACAACTCCGGGATGATCGATAAGAACGAGCTGAAGCAGGCCCTCTCAGGTTTCG GCTACCGGCTCTCTGACCAGTTCCACGACATCCTCATTCGAAAGTTCGACAGGCAGGGACGGGGGCAGATCGCCTTCGACGACTTCATCCAGGGCTGCATCGTCCTGCAG AGGTTGACGGATATATTCAGACGTTACGACACGGATCAGGACGGCTGGATTCAGGTGTCGTACGAACAGTACCTGTCCATGGTCTTCAGTATCGTATGA
- the PDCD6 gene encoding programmed cell death protein 6 isoform X2 — protein MPGPAPGRGGSRVSLRGLPSLQAPQPSRAPWPMAAYSYRPGPGAGPGPAAGAALPDQSFLWNVFQRVDKDRSGVISDTELQQALSNGTWTPFNPVTVRSIISMFDRENKAGVNFSEFTGVWKYITDWQNVFRTYDRDNSGMIDKNELKQALSGYRLSDQFHDILIRKFDRQGRGQIAFDDFIQGCIVLQRLTDIFRRYDTDQDGWIQVSYEQYLSMVFSIV, from the exons ATGCCAGGCCCTGCCCCCGGCAGAGGCGGAAGCAGAGTCTCCCTGAGAGGTCTCCCGTCGCTGCAGGCGCCTCAGCCCAGCCGCGCGCCTTGGCCCATGGCTGCCTACTCCTACCGCCCCGGCCCTGGGGCCGGCCCTGGGCCTGCTGCGGGCGCGGCACTGCCGGACCAGAGCTTCCTGTGGAACGTTTTCCAGAG GGTTGATAAAGACAGGAGTGGAGTGATATCGGACACCGAGCTTCAGCAAGCTCTCTCCAACG gCACGTGGACTCCCTTTAATCCAGTGACTGTCAGGTCGATCATAT CCATGTTTGACCGTGAGAACAAGGCCGGCGTGAACTTCAGCGAGTTCACAGGTGTGTGGAAGTACATCACAGACTGGCAGAACGTCTTCCGCACATACGACCGGGACAACTCCGGGATGATCGATAAGAACGAGCTGAAGCAGGCCCTCTCAG GCTACCGGCTCTCTGACCAGTTCCACGACATCCTCATTCGAAAGTTCGACAGGCAGGGACGGGGGCAGATCGCCTTCGACGACTTCATCCAGGGCTGCATCGTCCTGCAG AGGTTGACGGATATATTCAGACGTTACGACACGGATCAGGACGGCTGGATTCAGGTGTCGTACGAACAGTACCTGTCCATGGTCTTCAGTATCGTATGA